Proteins found in one Oncorhynchus mykiss isolate Arlee chromosome 17, USDA_OmykA_1.1, whole genome shotgun sequence genomic segment:
- the LOC110512215 gene encoding Fc receptor-like protein 5 isoform X1 has translation MKKKRELCLLPVLVVACLVSIMGGSSLPSPILIGPDKAYLNSKVVFQCRSPGSPPPNTYELLKDGNHLVATSNDLQDDQSATFFLKISVTSEGSYHCRVTAGGNMGLSGTVRLQVVIPVSGTMVTSDPDPPILYEGLRLTLTCDVTKGSHLSYTWFYNRQEVTSSPTSPLTPLLLWPVGNTLVVEKVTAKHAGNYSCIAGTRMQTNSRFSSSREVTVRVKAYLSIPQISFTISKEGSSYRGNVTCMSSRGTPPVTFYLFLDDKEVGSDVATESLVAWFPVAMVPGRDMGTVRCTVESDAQRLTSRPLTLVVVPVGGSPKVDVEYLYRVDSKMAAARLQCLLSLGTFPFFSWSLNGSLLLHPSEGDSSHPSHAMADGGRTLFLTEITLEDSGYYRCRARDSYDVTSAWVESQPVLVQVTEVSTTTIEVMAIVFCCFLMLTLAGGVACVMRMLNRQRVKDDSANISASFQIHFLCLTSLPGQGSSKWTLPVLTVTLRIRPLRSQYNRRDEINPTSDRRVPHKIILQCNFIQQTIYNIFFKHFSPFFRLKCYIFKTLTTKLKTHIDCSTYGGNTLDHCYSNFHDAYKALPCHSFGKSDHGAILLLPSYR, from the exons ATGAAGAAAAAACGAGAATTATGTTTATTGCCTGTTTTAG TGGTGGCCTGTCTAGTGTCCATAATGG GTGGTTCATCTCTCCCTAGCCCTATTCTGATTGGTCCAGACAAGGCCTACCTGAACTCCAAGGTAGTGTTCCAATGTAGATCACCTGGGTCTCCTCCACCAAACACATACGAGCTCCTGAAGGACGGCAACCACCTGGTCGCCACGAGCAACGACCTCCAAGACGACCAATCGGCTACGTTCTTCCTGAAGATCTCTGTGACGTCAGAAGGATCGTACCACTGCAGGGTGACGGCAGGTGGAAACATGGGCCTCAGTGGAACAGTCCGCCTGCAAGTAGTGA TCCCTGTCTCAGGCACTATGGTGACCTCTGACCCTGATCCTCCCATTCTCTACGAGGGGTTGCGGCTCACTCTCACCTGTGATGTCACCAAGGGCTCCCACCTCTCCTACACCTGGTTCTACAACagacaggaagtgacatcatctCCAACCTCACCTTTGACCCCGCTTCTGCTCTGGCCGGTGGGAAACACGCTGGTGGTGGAGAAGGTCACAGCAAAGCATGCTGGGAATTATTCGTGCATTGCCGGGACCAGGATGCAGACCAACAGCAGGTTCTCCAGCAGCAGAGAGGTCACGGTCAGGGTCAAAG cctatCTCTCCATACCCCAAATATCCTTCACCATCTCCAAAGAGGGTTCGAGTTACCGCGGCAATGTGACCTGCATGTCATCAAGGGGAACCCCTCCCGTGACCTTCTACCTCTTCCTTGACGACAAGGAGGTGGGTTCCGACGTGGCAACGGAGTCGCTGGTTGCCTGGTTCCCCGTTGCCATGGTTCCCGGGCGTGACATGGGCACGGTGCGGTGTACAGTGGAGAGTGATGCACAGAGACTGACCAGCAGACCCCTGACTCTGGTAGTGG tcccaGTAGGAGGCTCACCAAAGGTGGATGTGGAGTACCTTTACAGGGTTGATTCCAAGATGGCCGCCGCTCGTCTCCAATGCCTCCTGAGCCTCGGGACATTCCCTTTCTTCTCCTGGTCCCTCAACggctccctcctccttcacccctCCGAGGGAgactcctctcacccctctcatGCCATGGCGGACGGAGGGCGCACCCTATTCCTCACCGAGATCACCCTAGAGGACTCTGGGTATTATCGGTGCAGGGCAAGGGACAGTTATGACGTAACGTCCGCCTGGGTGGAAAGCCAACCTGTCCTTGTGCAGGTCACAG AAGTTTCCACGACAACCATAGAGGTCATGGCCATAGTATTCTGCTGTTTCCTCATGCTGACCCTGGCAGGGGGTGTGGCCTGTGTGATGAGGATGCTCAACCGCCAACGAG TGAAAGACGATTCAGCGAACATTTCTGCATCATTCCAGATCCACTTCCTCTGTCTGACATCACTACCAGGTCAGGGGTCAAGCAAGTGGACACTTCCTGTGTTGACAGTGACGTTGAGAATCAG ACCCTTGAGATCACAATATAACCGACGTGATGAAATAAACCCAACCTCAGACCGACGAGTTCCTCACAAAATAATCCTTCAATGTAATTTTATCCAACAAACTATTTATAACATTTTTTTCAAACACTTCAGCCCATTTTTCAGATTGAAGTGTTATATCTTCAAAACTCTTACAACAAAACTCAAAACTCATATTGATTGCAGTACTTACGGGGGTAatacactcgaccactgctactctaacttccatgatgcatacaaagcccttcCCTGCCATtccttcggcaaatccgaccacggcgccatcttgctcctaccgtcttataggtag
- the LOC110512215 gene encoding Fc receptor-like protein 5 isoform X2 produces the protein MKKKRELCLLPVLVVACLVSIMGGSSLPSPILIGPDKAYLNSKVVFQCRSPGSPPPNTYELLKDGNHLVATSNDLQDDQSATFFLKISVTSEGSYHCRVTAGGNMGLSGTVRLQVVIPVSGTMVTSDPDPPILYEGLRLTLTCDVTKGSHLSYTWFYNRQEVTSSPTSPLTPLLLWPVGNTLVVEKVTAKHAGNYSCIAGTRMQTNSRFSSSREVTVRVKAYLSIPQISFTISKEGSSYRGNVTCMSSRGTPPVTFYLFLDDKEVGSDVATESLVAWFPVAMVPGRDMGTVRCTVESDAQRLTSRPLTLVVVPVGGSPKVDVEYLYRVDSKMAAARLQCLLSLGTFPFFSWSLNGSLLLHPSEGDSSHPSHAMADGGRTLFLTEITLEDSGYYRCRARDSYDVTSAWVESQPVLVQVTEVSTTTIEVMAIVFCCFLMLTLAGGVACVMRMLNRQRDVVASSEQRARAANERRFSEHFCIIPDPLPLSDITTRSGVKQVDTSCVDSDVENQTLEITI, from the exons ATGAAGAAAAAACGAGAATTATGTTTATTGCCTGTTTTAG TGGTGGCCTGTCTAGTGTCCATAATGG GTGGTTCATCTCTCCCTAGCCCTATTCTGATTGGTCCAGACAAGGCCTACCTGAACTCCAAGGTAGTGTTCCAATGTAGATCACCTGGGTCTCCTCCACCAAACACATACGAGCTCCTGAAGGACGGCAACCACCTGGTCGCCACGAGCAACGACCTCCAAGACGACCAATCGGCTACGTTCTTCCTGAAGATCTCTGTGACGTCAGAAGGATCGTACCACTGCAGGGTGACGGCAGGTGGAAACATGGGCCTCAGTGGAACAGTCCGCCTGCAAGTAGTGA TCCCTGTCTCAGGCACTATGGTGACCTCTGACCCTGATCCTCCCATTCTCTACGAGGGGTTGCGGCTCACTCTCACCTGTGATGTCACCAAGGGCTCCCACCTCTCCTACACCTGGTTCTACAACagacaggaagtgacatcatctCCAACCTCACCTTTGACCCCGCTTCTGCTCTGGCCGGTGGGAAACACGCTGGTGGTGGAGAAGGTCACAGCAAAGCATGCTGGGAATTATTCGTGCATTGCCGGGACCAGGATGCAGACCAACAGCAGGTTCTCCAGCAGCAGAGAGGTCACGGTCAGGGTCAAAG cctatCTCTCCATACCCCAAATATCCTTCACCATCTCCAAAGAGGGTTCGAGTTACCGCGGCAATGTGACCTGCATGTCATCAAGGGGAACCCCTCCCGTGACCTTCTACCTCTTCCTTGACGACAAGGAGGTGGGTTCCGACGTGGCAACGGAGTCGCTGGTTGCCTGGTTCCCCGTTGCCATGGTTCCCGGGCGTGACATGGGCACGGTGCGGTGTACAGTGGAGAGTGATGCACAGAGACTGACCAGCAGACCCCTGACTCTGGTAGTGG tcccaGTAGGAGGCTCACCAAAGGTGGATGTGGAGTACCTTTACAGGGTTGATTCCAAGATGGCCGCCGCTCGTCTCCAATGCCTCCTGAGCCTCGGGACATTCCCTTTCTTCTCCTGGTCCCTCAACggctccctcctccttcacccctCCGAGGGAgactcctctcacccctctcatGCCATGGCGGACGGAGGGCGCACCCTATTCCTCACCGAGATCACCCTAGAGGACTCTGGGTATTATCGGTGCAGGGCAAGGGACAGTTATGACGTAACGTCCGCCTGGGTGGAAAGCCAACCTGTCCTTGTGCAGGTCACAG AAGTTTCCACGACAACCATAGAGGTCATGGCCATAGTATTCTGCTGTTTCCTCATGCTGACCCTGGCAGGGGGTGTGGCCTGTGTGATGAGGATGCTCAACCGCCAACGAG acgTTGTGGCAAGCAGCgagcagagagcgagagcagcAAA TGAAAGACGATTCAGCGAACATTTCTGCATCATTCCAGATCCACTTCCTCTGTCTGACATCACTACCAGGTCAGGGGTCAAGCAAGTGGACACTTCCTGTGTTGACAGTGACGTTGAGAATCAG ACCCTTGAGATCACAATATAA